GGTGAAGGATGGTAGCGAAGGATCCCGTGTGCGGGATGATGGTGGACGAGAAGCGGTCGGCGGGCACGTCGATGTACCAGGGTAAGACGTACTACTTCTGCAACACCGGGTGCAAGGCGGCGTTCGACAAGAATCCCGCCAAGTTCGCGAAGTGAGCCGCGCCGCCGCAAGTTCTCCGCAAGGCGCGAAGACCTTTCGGCCGACCGAACCGACCCCGAGTCCCGGCAAACGTTTATGCCCAGAGGTCACCCTCGTCGGAGCGTGGCGTCCGGCTCGTGGCAGAGGCTGCTCTGGAGCAAGCCGTTGTTCGGCCTGCTCCTCCTGAACCTCTTCTGGTGCGCCTCGTTCTTCATCGCGCCCGCGATCCTGGCGCCCGGCACGTTCGCATGGCCGTACGCGCAGTACCCGACCGTGGCCTATCACCTGGGCGCCGCGAACCAGCTGAACTACGAGGCGATTTGGCAGACGCTGTGGATCTATCCGCGGGCGGTGTACACCTTCGGGGACATCCAGTGCCACCAGCTCTGGTTCCGCTCCTTCTACATCAACGGCAACCAGATGCCCAT
The sequence above is drawn from the Thermoplasmata archaeon genome and encodes:
- a CDS encoding YHS domain-containing protein, which produces MVAKDPVCGMMVDEKRSAGTSMYQGKTYYFCNTGCKAAFDKNPAKFAK